The Aspergillus nidulans FGSC A4 chromosome VIII genome contains the following window.
ATAAGACGAAAAGGAGAATTCTGCCTTAGTGCCGACAAGTGAAAAAAATCCGATGAATACATCAGACAGATAGACAGTAGCTGAACGTACACGTGGTATCTCGCGGGGAAAGAGTTGCGCCGAAGGTAGACCCTCCAAAAAACTGAAAAGGTTATCGCTTCAATAAGTAGTTTTATTAGTCGAATCTCGAAATAAAGGTCGAACGCGCTAGACTTCTCTTGTCATTGACCCGCCAGCTCCGCTAACTCCCTTTCTTTAGCTCGGAGTTGTTCTCGCATCTCTTCCGCTTCCCGCTGGAGCTTCGCGCGGCGATCTTCAACGTGGTTATCCATGTTGGATACACCGGGTAGTGACTGGGAGGCTGCCTGGGTAGGTGCAAGCGGTGAAGATTGTGGGTGATGCGGTTGAGATTGCTGTTGGCGGCCCAAAGCAGCAAGAGAGGGGTCTAACCGACTTTCGTCGCGGGCGTGAGCATGGTTGAGGATAGAGGATATTGAACTTAGTCGAGCGGGTGGTGGCGGATTAGCAGACGAGACAATGGGTGGAAGTTGATTCGACCCGGCCTCTAATGTAGTTGGAACGGGGCCAGTGTCTGTATTAGCACCGGCCTCTGCAAGTGTTCGTTTCTTGGAGTTCCCTGACGAGCTCGGTGAGATTGATCGTCGAGCGAATTGGGAAAGAGGTGGATGGCCTGGCTCGAGGAGCCTAGGCGGAGGCGGGTGGTGAGGTAGCGTTACAGCCCCGGAATTGAAATTTGTAAAATCAACCGGCGGTGGTGCGAATCCAAATGGCCTCTGTGCCGCCGGTGAAATCCGGTGGTATTGGTCAACAGGCTCTGAACTGTAATATCGATGGCGCTCGTCATGTGAATAGGCCAGAGTTGCTGGTGACGATGCTTCTGGCGATGCAGATGACCCGTGTGAAGAATGGGTAGCAGCAGTCGGGGAATTTTCTCGCAGAGCCGGCACAACCCGTTTTCGCCGTTTGATAAtagtcttcttcatcgtggTAGGTCGATAGGAACCGTGAAGCTTATAATAGAGACCTGATATCCAATAATTAATTGCTTGTCAGAGTGAAAGGGGAGAGGACGGATGAAGCCTACCGCATGCATTACAGATTGGATGGCCGTTCTCGTCACGCCGCCAGAGCGGCGTCACTGTAGTTCCGCAATTTTGGCAAGCCACCAGCAT
Protein-coding sequences here:
- the sreA gene encoding siderophore transcription factor SreA (transcript_id=CADANIAT00002559); the encoded protein is MLASIPHMETLRSLPRNPDVVARHPSAEDLDAAQQLISSAQAGREHPQDRHYTDNGSRKSEAGAPHSHHEGEYPIVQTSETPMNGHHVEKTSPKSQKDTSFLGHSCSNCGTKSTPLWRRSPTGAMICNACGLYLKARNVARPTKRNRTQASPEAYHPQNQSVGSQPDPAVTGSEGCTGSCPGGGNCNGTGGAEGCDGCPAYNNRVYKSTARGNVAAHALNRAGNSDAVPSPEAEAPARNSGQPEGNMLVACQNCGTTVTPLWRRDENGHPICNACGLYYKLHGSYRPTTMKKTIIKRRKRVVPALRENSPTAATHSSHGSSASPEASSPATLAYSHDERHRYYSSEPVDQYHRISPAAQRPFGFAPPPVDFTNFNSGAVTLPHHPPPPRLLEPGHPPLSQFARRSISPSSSGNSKKRTLAEAGANTDTGPVPTTLEAGSNQLPPIVSSANPPPPARLSSISSILNHAHARDESRLDPSLAALGRQQQSQPHHPQSSPLAPTQAASQSLPGVSNMDNHVEDRRAKLQREAEEMREQLRAKERELAELAGQ